From one Saccharomyces cerevisiae S288C chromosome XVI, complete sequence genomic stretch:
- the TRM44 gene encoding tRNA (uracil) methyltransferase (tRNA(Ser) Um(44) 2'-O-methyltransferase; involved in maintaining levels of the tRNA-Ser species tS(CGA) and tS(UGA); conserved among metazoans and fungi but there does not appear to be a homolog in plants; TRM44 is a non-essential gene) produces the protein MTGDGSAHISKNNQNQHKDRFKFIVNDKSILGPQWLSLYQTDGKVTFAKSHFEQAMMNVIREPNINSTVILRADILKEINHAAEAGSEPKFDESVLKKFEIDNGNESGEEDVKKINIEDLNIRSCETSESLKLSPVHEFVRRIIPRNFYKDAIINQTCLILNSKDPNFQETSLIVYTPHINSEKDCPFYIPRTQSVGILLHQSVLSVHYIPFPEDKTAFTDESERVVRTAYRLLQTANKHSKGVMQGYEKRVNHDQVVNKVNFQNTYIVLKKKYSKFLVENWAESTDPKKHVFEDIAIAAFLIELWIKVYGPDFRSKMQFRDLGCGNGALCYILLSESIKGLGIDARKRKSWSIYPPEVQSSLKEQVIIPSILLRPHPALKRQVPHLEHNGRFFPVKVTHEVIAPATVVYSSEDLLKSPQVNTAEFPPDTFIIGNHSDELTCWIPLLGHPYMVIPCCSHNFSGQRVRFNVRKRSPRSNEIKNQNNSKSTYSGLVDHVEYISSRVGWKVEKEMLRIPSTRNAAIIGVENATLKHFPTQAVYDMIWEDGGAEGWIQNTMSLLKRNPRNH, from the coding sequence ATGACTGGCGACGGTAGTGCACATATTTCTAAAAACAATCAAAATCAACACAAAGATCGCTTCAAGTTTATTGTGAATGATAAAAGTATTCTAGGACCTCAATGGTTAAGCCTTTACCAAACGGATGGGAAAGTAACATTCGCAAAGTCCCACTTCGAGCAAGCAATGATGAACGTTATTAGAGAACCAAATATTAACTCTACTGTCATATTAAGAGCggatattttgaaagagaTCAATCATGCTGCAGAAGCTGGGTCTGAGCCAAAATTTGACGAGTCCGTattaaaaaagtttgaGATCGATAATGGTAATGAAAGCGGTGAAGAAGATGTCAAGAAGATAaatattgaagatttaAACATAAGGTCGTGTGAAACATCTGAGAGTTTAAAATTGTCACCCGTTCATGAATTTGTAAGAAGGATCATTCCTAGGAATTTTTACAAAGATGCTATCATAAACCAAACATGTTTAATCCTAAATAGCAAAGACCCTAATTTTCAGGAGACCTCATTGATTGTATATACGCCGCACATTAACTCTGAGAAAGACTGTCCGTTTTATATTCCAAGAACGCAAAGTGTAGGCATTTTGTTACACCAGTCAGTTCTTTCTGTACACTACATTCCCTTCCCCGAGGATAAAACTGCCTTTACAGATGAATCTGAGCGTGTTGTAAGAACCGCTTATAGGTTATTACAAACTGCTAACAAACACTCAAAGGGTGTGATGCAGGGTTATGAAAAGAGGGTCAATCACGATCAAGTGGTAAATAAAGTCAATTTTCAGAACACATACAttgttttgaagaaaaaatactcCAAGTTCCTGGTGGAGAATTGGGCAGAGTCTACAGACCCAAAAAAACATGTTTTTGAAGACATAGCCATTGCCGCTTTCCTGATTGAATTATGGATTAAAGTGTACGGTCCAGACTTCCGTTCAAAAATGCAATTTAGAGATTTGGGATGCGGCAATGGTGCTCTTTGTTATATTTTACTGAGTGAAAGTATTAAAGGTCTCGGCATAGATGCAAGGAAGCGCAAATCGTGGTCTATCTACCCGCCTGAAGTGCAATCATCGTTAAAGGAGCAAGTTATAATACCTTCTATCCTTTTAAGACCCCATCCTGCTTTGAAAAGACAAGTACCTCATTTGGAACACAATGGGAGATTTTTCCCAGTCAAGGTGACGCACGAAGTGATTGCCCCCGCAACCGTCGTGTATTCAAGTGAGGACTTACTAAAATCTCCGCAGGTCAATACAGCAGAGTTCCCACCAGATACTTTTATTATAGGTAACCACTCAGATGAGTTGACTTGCTGGATCCCATTACTAGGTCATCCTTATATGGTTATACCTTGTTGCTCTCATAATTTTTCTGGCCAGAGAGTTCGTTTTAACGTAAGGAAACGTTCGCCTAGGTcaaatgaaatcaaaaaccAGAATAACAGTAAGAGCACCTACTCTGGTTTGGTTGATCACGTTGAATATATTTCATCTCGTGTAGGCTGGAAAGTAGAGAAAGAGATGTTAAGGATACCAAGCACAAGAAATGCAGCCATCATAGGTGTAGAAAATGCAACCTTAAAGCATTTTCCAACGCAAGCAGTGTACGATATGATTTGGGAAGACGGTGGAGCTGAAGGGTGGATTCAGAACACAATGTccttattgaaaagaaacccAAGAAACCATTAA